From Candidatus Binatus sp.:
GCGTTCTTCATCGCCGGCGCGAGCGCGAGCGAGAGCGCGAGGATGCCGGCGTCGGCATTGCCGGATTGAACAAACTGGGCGGTCTGCGAGATATTTTCGCCGAGCACGAGCTTGCTTTTGATCTTGTCATAGACGCCCGCGTGGCGCATCGCCGCAACCGCCGCGATCCCGTACGGCGCATGTTGCGGATTGGCGATCGCAATCTTTCTGATGCCGGGATCGAGCAGCACCGCAAGACCGCGGCTCAAGTCGAGCTTCGACGCGTTGGGAGCCCACATCACGAGTTTTCCGCTCGCATATTCGTAAATAGTGCCGGGTTCAATCAAGCCCGCGGCCTCGAGCCTTTTCGGATAGTCAACGTCGGCGGAAAAGAACAAGTCGAACGGCGCGCCATTTTGAATCTGCGCGAAAAAATTTCCCGATGAACCATACGTGAGTTTAATCTTGCTCCCGGTTTGTTTCTGAAATCGGGAGGCAACGTCCTGGAACGCAAAGGTCAAATCCGACGCCGCAGCGACCTTGATTTCCGCAGCGCCGGCCTGGGCAGGGAGCCACATGCAAAGAAAAGTCGCGAGCGCGAAAAGCGCCCGCAAAACGATCCTTGC
This genomic window contains:
- the modA gene encoding molybdate ABC transporter substrate-binding protein, which encodes MWLPAQAGAAEIKVAAASDLTFAFQDVASRFQKQTGSKIKLTYGSSGNFFAQIQNGAPFDLFFSADVDYPKRLEAAGLIEPGTIYEYASGKLVMWAPNASKLDLSRGLAVLLDPGIRKIAIANPQHAPYGIAAVAAMRHAGVYDKIKSKLVLGENISQTAQFVQSGNADAGILALSLALAPAMKNAGRYVEIPATDYPPIIQAGVILKSSRNKQLANQFMKFLKQPETVALMARYGFSIPKDATVGHNESKVSAPR